In a single window of the Pontibacter russatus genome:
- a CDS encoding GbsR/MarR family transcriptional regulator: MTLNKKKKELIEKIGIMQEKTGMQPAASRIVGLLYVADNPELTFDEIRETLCISKSATSNALNLLQQLNRLDYITYNGDRRRYFRLKLDRWRELVTKEIDGITNFSEILQEVVAERTPDTPEYNQNILEVADFLKYLHGELPKLLQQWEEKRK, encoded by the coding sequence ATGACCTTAAATAAAAAGAAAAAAGAGCTCATTGAGAAGATAGGCATCATGCAGGAGAAAACGGGCATGCAGCCAGCCGCCAGCCGCATCGTTGGCCTGCTGTATGTTGCCGATAACCCGGAGCTTACGTTCGATGAGATACGGGAAACGCTGTGTATCAGCAAAAGCGCCACCAGCAACGCCCTGAACCTGCTGCAGCAACTCAACCGCCTCGACTACATCACTTACAACGGCGACCGGCGGCGCTATTTTCGCCTGAAGCTGGACAGATGGCGGGAGTTGGTTACAAAAGAGATAGACGGCATCACTAATTTTTCGGAGATACTGCAGGAAGTGGTGGCTGAGCGCACGCCGGACACCCCGGAATACAACCAGAACATACTGGAGGTGGCTGATTTCCTCAAATACCTGCACGGTGAGCTGCCGAAGCTGTTGCAGCAGTGGGAAGAAAAGCGGAAGTAA
- a CDS encoding TolC family protein: MIKKKILVGLMLLFLSPAFAQQEQPAGQIKQMTLQESIRYALDNNQEVKKAAYDEQIAKEQIRETKSVGLPQVSASGGLDYFPALPTQILPGELAGQPGQDIPVQFGKDYNAKANLQVNQLLFNKSYFVGLEAAKTAKDLYRLRSQMVQEDLIYNIGTSYLMALQTKEQFNTIDANLERLTQLEKIMQLQYENDLVKKVDVNRIRVSRVNLDNQKQSLSTMFEQQKNMLKFFMGMPLEQDIDLQDATILLEKVDPAALDVNAAATGKTQFQLLSTQKRLTSLQEKNIKSGYYPTLSAYGQYGYQTQRNELFDSNIPWFKSSVVGLQVNIPIFDGFKKDAQAKQARLEMLKLDEDMEQFTTNTAVTLTNAVSQLQNSQDAIAAQEGNVALAQEVYDTTNQLYKEGLSPLTDLLEAEVQLREAKTNLNNEVLKFKIAQLNYLQATGELQSLTK, from the coding sequence GTGATCAAGAAAAAAATACTTGTCGGCCTGATGCTGCTGTTCCTGAGCCCTGCCTTTGCGCAGCAGGAGCAGCCCGCCGGACAGATAAAACAAATGACGCTGCAGGAAAGCATCCGGTACGCGCTGGACAACAACCAGGAGGTAAAGAAGGCCGCCTATGACGAGCAGATAGCAAAGGAGCAGATCAGGGAGACGAAGAGCGTTGGCCTGCCCCAGGTGAGCGCCAGCGGCGGACTCGATTACTTCCCGGCGCTGCCCACCCAGATTCTCCCCGGCGAGCTGGCTGGCCAGCCCGGGCAGGATATACCGGTGCAGTTCGGCAAAGACTATAACGCCAAAGCCAACCTGCAGGTGAACCAGCTGCTTTTTAACAAATCCTATTTCGTGGGTCTGGAGGCTGCCAAAACCGCCAAGGACCTGTACCGCCTCCGCTCGCAGATGGTGCAGGAAGACCTTATATATAACATCGGCACCTCCTACCTGATGGCGCTGCAGACAAAGGAGCAGTTCAACACCATCGACGCGAACCTGGAGCGCCTGACGCAGCTGGAGAAAATCATGCAGCTGCAGTACGAGAACGACCTGGTGAAGAAGGTGGATGTGAACCGCATCCGAGTGAGCCGCGTGAACCTCGATAACCAAAAGCAAAGCCTGAGCACGATGTTCGAGCAGCAGAAAAACATGCTGAAGTTCTTCATGGGCATGCCGCTGGAGCAGGATATCGACCTGCAGGACGCCACCATCTTGCTGGAGAAAGTGGACCCCGCTGCGCTGGACGTGAACGCCGCTGCCACCGGCAAAACGCAGTTCCAGTTGCTGAGCACGCAGAAGCGACTGACCAGCCTGCAGGAGAAAAACATCAAGTCAGGCTATTACCCCACCCTGTCGGCTTACGGCCAGTACGGCTACCAGACGCAGCGAAACGAGTTGTTCGACAGCAACATTCCGTGGTTTAAGAGCTCGGTGGTAGGCCTCCAGGTCAACATCCCGATTTTCGACGGCTTTAAGAAAGACGCGCAGGCCAAGCAGGCGCGGCTGGAGATGCTGAAGCTGGACGAAGACATGGAGCAGTTCACGACCAACACCGCCGTTACCCTGACCAACGCGGTGAGCCAGCTGCAGAACAGCCAGGACGCCATCGCGGCCCAGGAAGGGAATGTGGCGCTGGCCCAGGAGGTATATGACACCACCAACCAGCTCTACAAAGAGGGCCTCTCCCCGCTCACCGACCTGCTGGAGGCAGAGGTGCAGCTGCGGGAGGCGAAAACGAACCTGAACAACGAAGTGCTCAAATTTAAAATAGCCCAACTGAACTACCTGCAGGCGACAGGCGAACTACAATCTTTAACCAAATAA
- a CDS encoding efflux RND transporter periplasmic adaptor subunit, whose product MKKVIYIVAVLVLLAAVGFKLMDNKEQMAANAAVAEIKSDAIPVGITEVKTAQLDKSFTAQGNFAPVQSLTLLSETQGQIQKVYKRKGDKVKAGDLLLQVENSTMAADLATAQVNAEKAKRDLERFENLAAGDAITQRQLEDARLAVKSTQGQLVAARQRLNKTRITAPISGEINEMYVEVGSYLNSGTKLYDIVNVDKLKLEVKVSESQVLLVEKGAKVKVKADAGAGQEYEGTVTAIGAQADPTLKFDVEIEVKNSADNNLRAGMYGTASFEAAEQRDALLLPREAIVGSIQNPSVYVVKDGKAYIQKVSVGTVTQDQVEILEGVQPGEQVVQSGQINLRDGIKVSVL is encoded by the coding sequence ATGAAAAAGGTAATCTATATCGTAGCCGTGCTTGTCCTTTTAGCTGCTGTTGGCTTTAAGCTGATGGACAACAAAGAGCAGATGGCCGCCAACGCCGCCGTGGCAGAAATAAAAAGCGACGCCATTCCGGTGGGGATAACAGAAGTGAAGACCGCCCAACTGGACAAGTCCTTTACCGCACAGGGCAACTTCGCACCTGTCCAAAGCCTCACGCTCCTGTCTGAGACACAGGGACAGATACAGAAAGTGTACAAGCGCAAGGGCGACAAAGTGAAAGCCGGTGACCTGCTGCTGCAGGTGGAGAACAGTACCATGGCCGCTGACCTGGCCACGGCTCAGGTCAATGCCGAGAAAGCAAAGCGGGACCTGGAGCGTTTCGAGAACCTGGCTGCCGGCGATGCCATCACGCAGCGACAACTGGAAGACGCCCGCCTGGCCGTTAAGTCTACGCAGGGGCAACTGGTGGCGGCGCGCCAGCGCCTGAACAAAACCCGCATCACCGCCCCCATCAGCGGCGAAATCAACGAGATGTATGTAGAGGTCGGTTCCTACCTGAACTCCGGCACAAAGCTATATGACATCGTGAACGTGGACAAACTGAAGCTGGAAGTGAAGGTTTCGGAAAGCCAGGTGCTGTTGGTGGAGAAAGGCGCGAAGGTAAAAGTGAAAGCTGACGCGGGTGCCGGACAGGAATACGAGGGCACCGTGACGGCCATCGGGGCCCAGGCCGACCCCACCCTTAAGTTTGATGTGGAGATAGAAGTGAAAAACTCCGCAGACAACAACCTGAGAGCCGGTATGTACGGCACTGCCTCGTTTGAGGCCGCAGAGCAGCGCGACGCGCTTCTACTGCCGCGCGAGGCCATCGTGGGCAGCATCCAGAACCCAAGTGTGTACGTGGTGAAGGACGGCAAAGCCTATATCCAGAAAGTGAGCGTGGGCACCGTGACGCAGGACCAGGTGGAGATACTGGAAGGCGTGCAGCCGGGCGAGCAAGTAGTGCAGAGCGGCCAGATCAACCTGCGCGACGGAATAAAGGTGTCGGTGCTTTAA